Part of the Leucobacter insecticola genome is shown below.
GGCACACCAGGATACGCCGTGTCCCGAGAGGCGATCCTCGTCCGCGAGACCGAGCTTGCGATAGGCGGAGCCGGTCGCATAGATCACAGCGTGTGCCTCGTGGACGGTGCCGTCGCTCGAAGTGACCCGCTTGATGTCTCCGGAGAAGTCAACCTCGGTGATGTCGTCGTACACAATTTCGGTGTCGAAGCGCTCGGCCTGTTCCTGCATTTTCTGCATCAGGTCTGGGCCCTGGATCCCCTCGGGGAAGCCCGGGAAATTCTCGACCTCGGTGGTGTTCATCAGCTCGCCGCCGATGGCCACGGAGCTCGCGAACAGCAGGGGCTTCAGCCCAGCACGCGCTGCATAAATGGCTGCGGTAAAGCCCGCCGGGCCGGACCCGATGATGATGATCTGGTGCATGAGACTCCTCGCACGCATTGCGGTAACGTCGCGGCCTTCGCCGCTCCAGGGACTACAACCCATCCTAGGGTTTCGCTATTCCCGTGACCTCACTCACCGCTGACGGCGTGCCTACGCCTGCGCACACTGCGCCAAATGCCGAAGCTCAGGAGAAGCGCTGCGAGAACGCCGAGGGTCCAGAGTGCGATTGATTCGATCACGCTGCTGATTGAGATCGCGAGGGTACCGGTGAACACGGTGACTTGATCATCAGCAGATGAGATGGTCACCACCAGGCCAGACTCTCCCGATGACACGCGGCTGCGCACGGGCACAAGAAGCCGCTCATTGCCATCTGCTCTCACGGAGACGTTGGAGAACGTGGGCTCGGAAACGCTGAGCGCTGCCGAGGCGGGTACGACTTGCACCTTCACGAGCGCCTCGAAGGGAAGGGAGTTGCGCAACTGCACAGGGACGCGTGTCGACACCCCAACGAGCTGCGTTCTCTGGGTGCTGATGGCCTCCACCCCCCGCATCAACTCAGTATCACGCTTCTTGAAGTCCGCTGCGACGCTCGCAAAGTCGGTGTCGGGTGCAGCGTAGCGGGTCGCAAACAGCTCAAGCAGGCGGGTGCGCTGATAGCCGGTGAGGTATTCGGGGTGCACCAGGATCGCCCCGACCTCGTCAACCGAGTCTTCACGACCGGCCGCCGTACGCAGCAGCTCCCGGCGATCTTCGAGTGTTTCAGCGCTTTTGAGCACGGCGGGCGCTGTCGGGAGATCCGTCTGTGAGCTCGGGGAGACCCAGCTCAGGGTTGCGAGTGCCTCAAGCATCTGTTCGGGATTTTCTGAGTCCGCCGTTGCACCCCGGTCAAGGCCGATAATGATGCCGGGAGAATTATTCTGTGCGGCGAGGGCGAGTCTGGATGCCGCGGTCGCGAGCGCTGCCGCTTTCTCCGTGTCGGTGGGGGCCGTGAGAGCTGCGCGTGTGGCCTCGCCAAGACCCGCGTCGGTGATGAGAGCCGAGGTGTCGGAGAGCGTGGTGCGTGGCGTGTCTTCCTGCCACACATTTTCTGAATCGAGCACGACAGTGGTAATCCCGCTCGTGCGGAGCAGCGCCAGAGTGGCCGCATCGACGGCCCCCTCCGCGGGCCAAGCCGTGGCGGTGCCCTTCGGCCAGCTCAACAGCTCACGAAGCTTTGGCAGTGTGCTGGAGCTGTCCGATGGTACGTCGCTGTCGGGAAGTCCGTCTGCGGCGCTTGCAGGGTTGTCCGCGTCAGCGGCCTGTTCGGGATCTGCGTCGATCTCCGCGCCGGGGATGGTGGTCTCTGGTGCGCTGGGCTCTTCCTCGGTGTCGAGTGCGGGGAACTCCCCCAGACGCGACGCGAAATCGAGGCTTGTGGGTTCAAGCAGCTTCGGAAAACCGAGCGCTGCCTGCGCGGCGGGATCCGCATCGGCGAACTGCAGCAGGAAACTCTGCAGGGAGCTTGACTCGAGCCGAGTGAGGAATCTCCTCGCTTCCTCGGGCGCATTCTCG
Proteins encoded:
- a CDS encoding DUF6049 family protein, which codes for MDSPHPAHGRGLRSFAAAVLALMLLVCAAPGASAVARAEDPTNETDVVDPDTTQSDVDEPAAVEEQVPELVVAPEDPLFEDTGTEYSVSILVRNPSDSPVPAGTLRLEIDQQRTKTLAELGSEDPSARHLLAESELRETKSRDAQTVDFTVRRADMPLTALSEPGVYQLHATFVPEDEPEEPAASRTPDHPATDELISSSTPVVWQGTAGAKVNVSVIVPLVLPSDIDTLPTPDQLKDVVPGLNRLLVTATAQRATLAIDPRIIASIRAYGENAPEEARRFLTRLESSSLQSFLLQFADADPAAQAALGFPKLLEPTSLDFASRLGEFPALDTEEEPSAPETTIPGAEIDADPEQAADADNPASAADGLPDSDVPSDSSSTLPKLRELLSWPKGTATAWPAEGAVDAATLALLRTSGITTVVLDSENVWQEDTPRTTLSDTSALITDAGLGEATRAALTAPTDTEKAAALATAASRLALAAQNNSPGIIIGLDRGATADSENPEQMLEALATLSWVSPSSQTDLPTAPAVLKSAETLEDRRELLRTAAGREDSVDEVGAILVHPEYLTGYQRTRLLELFATRYAAPDTDFASVAADFKKRDTELMRGVEAISTQRTQLVGVSTRVPVQLRNSLPFEALVKVQVVPASAALSVSEPTFSNVSVRADGNERLLVPVRSRVSSGESGLVVTISSADDQVTVFTGTLAISISSVIESIALWTLGVLAALLLSFGIWRSVRRRRHAVSGE